In one Aythya fuligula isolate bAytFul2 chromosome 12, bAytFul2.pri, whole genome shotgun sequence genomic region, the following are encoded:
- the NQO1 gene encoding NAD(P)H dehydrogenase [quinone] 1 has translation MAEAAASALQDKGWDVTISDLYAMGFNPVLSRRDITGPPKNPEHFVYETEMGEAWKEGHLSSDIVAEQKKIEAADLIIFQFPLQWLGMPAILKGWFDRVIIQGFAYSMATIYEQGRFQKKKAMLSFTTSGMESMYSPEGINGDMNVFLWPMQRGMLQFCGFQVLAPQICYSVRYVTPEARAQMLSAWQKRLAAIWEEKPLSSVPNSCFELSMAGGFVLKKEVLAQQEGKKQGLTVGQHLGKAFPPNQQLKAP, from the exons ATGGCCGAGGCGGCTGCCAGCGCGCTGCAGGACAAGGGCTGGGACGTCACCATCTCCGACCTCTACGCCATGGGGTTCAATCCTGTGCTCTCACGGCGCGACATCACCG GGCCGCCCAAGAACCCCGAGCACTTCGTCTACGAGACGGAGATGGGAGAGGCGTGGAAGGAGGGACACCTCAGCAGTGACATCGTTGCCGAGCAGAAGAAGATCGAGGCAGCTGATCTGATCATCTTCCAG TTCCCACTGCAGTGGTTGGGGATGCCGGCCATCCTCAAGGGCTGGTTCGACCGCGTCATCATCCAGGGCTTCGCCTACTCCATGGCCACCATCTACGAGCAGGGGCGCTTCCAG AAGAAGAAGGCCATGCTGTCATTCACCACCAGCGGGATGGAGTCCATGTACAGCCCCGAGGGCATCAACGGTGACATGAACGTGTTCCTCTGGCCCATGCAG CGGGGCATGCTGCAGTTCTGCGGCTTCCAGGTGCTGGCACCTCAGATCTGCTACAGCGTGCGGTACGTGACCCCCGAGGCACGGGCGCAGATGCTGAGCGCCTGGCAGAAGCGCCTGGCTGCCATCTGGGAGGAGAAGCCCCTCAGCAGCGTCCCCAACAGCTGCTTCGAGCTGAGCATGGCGGGCGGCTTCGTGCTGAAGAAGGAGGTGCTGGcgcagcaggaggggaagaagcaGGGGCTGACAGTGGGGCAGCACCTGGGCAAGGCCTTTCCCCCCAACCAGCAGCTCAAGGCCCCATAG
- the NOB1 gene encoding RNA-binding protein NOB1: MARVPHVVADTGAFVCGAALQDVALSVYTVPEVLAEIRDRPTRRRLAALPYELRLRRPRSEFVRLVTDFAKRTGDFPSLSAADLQVLALTCQLHADCTGPAGLRLQPPDKVRLSSSLRHPEAPLHLAGFHLPRKHKRPGKGQRQHSPERSPDPAESNEFSSFLYWRPPLPSIEDELQELLEAHAVSVSPETTEENRSPEDGDSAKEEEEEDEDEEESDDEGWITPSNLKQVQQDLGHCDTAPADIQVGCVTTDFAMQNVLLQMGLHVLAVNGMLIRQARSHILRCHGCFKTTSDMTKVFCPHCGNKTLKKVAVSVSEDGSLHMHFSRNPKVLNPRGLRYPLPAPQGGKHANNPHLVEDQPFPQQRLSRKARQKTNVFDPDYIAGLSPFAENDIYSRAANLHIRDAALGAGRRRLNPNAVTKKFVKRR, translated from the exons ATGGCGCGCGTGCCGCACGTCGTGGCCGACACCGGGGCCTTCGTGTGCGGGGCCGCGCTGCag GACGTGGCGCTGAGCGTGTACACCGTGCCCGAGGTGCTGGCCGAGATCCGCGACCGGCCCACCCGCCGCCGCCTGGCCGCGCTGCCCTACGAGCTGCGCCTCCGCCGGCCCCGGAGCGAGTTCGTGCGGCTCG tgacCGACTTCGCCAAGCGCACCGGGGATTTCCCCAGCCTGTCGGCCGCCGACCTGCAGGTGCTGGCGCTCACCTGCCAGCTGCACGCTGACTGCACCGGGCCCGCCGGCCTCCGCCTGCAGCCCCCCGACAAG GTGCggctcagctccagcctgcGGCACCCCGAGGCCCCCCTGCACCTCGCCGGCTTCCACCTGCCCCGCAAG CACAAGCGCCCCGGGAAAGGccagaggcagcacagccccgagAGGAGCCCGGACCCTGCAGAGAGCAACGAGTTCAGCTCCTTCCTCTACTGGAGGCCGCCTCTGCCCAGCATCGAGGatgagctgcaggagctgctg GAAGCCCACGCCGTCTCTGTGAGCCCAGAGACCACCGAGGAGAACCGGAGCCCAGAGGATGGGGACAGCGccaaggaagaggaggaggaggatgaggatgaggaggagagCGACGACGAGGGCTGGATAACACCCAGCAACCTCAAGCAGGTCCAGCAGGACCTGGGGCACTGCGACACGGCGCCCGCTGACATCCAGGTCGGCTGCGTCACCACCGACTTCGCCATGCAG AACGTGCTGCTGCAGATGGGCCTCCACGTGCTGGCAGTGAACGGCATGCTGATCCGCCAGGCCAGGAGCCACATCCTGCGCTGCCACGGCTGCTTCAA GACAACCTCAGACATGACCAAGGTTTTCTGTCCTCACTGCGGTAACAAGACCCTGAAGAAGGTTGCGGTGAGCGTCAGCGAGGACGGCAGCCTCCACATGCACTTCTCCCGCAACCCCAAGGTGCTGAACCCCCGAGGGCTCAGG TACCCACTGCCGGCGCCGCAAGGAGGGAAGCACGCCAACAACCCCCACCTGGTGGAAGACCAGCCCTTCCCCCAGCAGCGGCTGTCCCGCAAGGCCAGGCAGAAGACCAACGTCTTCGACCCCGACTACATCGCGGGGCTCTCTCCCTTCGCAGAGAACGACATCTACAGCCGCGCCGCCAACCTGCACATCCGCGACGCGGCCCTGGGCGCGGGCAGGAGGCGCCTGAACCCCAACGCCGTGACAAAGAAGTTTGTGAAGAGGAGGTAA